The nucleotide sequence GAACAGAGACGCAGCTCTGATCTAACAAACTCACAATGTTGATCACGCAGGATGGTCTTTACTAAACACTCTCTCTTCTATTTATAGTGATCCTCATGATCTGATATTGCTaactaacttcttcttctcttcctttctgCTGCCAGCTCAGCATCAAGCTCCTTTCTCTCAATACTTATCAGAGCCTCCAGTTGGGAGTCATAAAGGTGTGATGATACATGTTACCAGTGCCAATGCAGACTCTCATGGGAGGATGAATTTTCTTGATATGGCAGGTTGAGTATTTTCAGTGTCACatttaaattatcttttctACATGATAATCTTGTGTCAGCATGTGATGGGAGTTGTCTTCCTCTAACAGGATAGGAGGACTCCAGGAAACAAAACAGTGCCTTAGCTCCTCTAGAGATTGCCAGGATAAATAAGTCGATTTATGCTTTACAGAATGTCATGTCATGTATGCTCTCAATGCAAATGAATCTCATGTACCATATCGGGAGAGCAAACTCACTCGCATGTTGAAGGATTGTTTACAAGGATGCAACAGAACATTGCTGATCACTTGTTTGGTTGATACTTTGCTTGCTTTTGAgttatttattttcagtttatgGTTAACTAAATGTAATTGCAGGCGATGctaacccttttttttgtttcagccCCGGGAATTTAGCCAAGACTCCTTTTACATGCTAAACTTAGCATTACGGATCTGTCTAGGCGGTAACCGAGCCATGAATAATCCTACTAAGAAGAACATCAACGGTCTTGAAAAATCTATTTCACTATCCTCTGCTGCTCAAAGGAGACAGACACCTTTGACTGTGTCTGCTACTTCTAGAAAAAACAGACAGTGGTAAGAGGAAATGTGACAGAGAGAAAGACTAAAATCAACACTGCTGCTTCTGCACTTAAAGCAAGGTAAATATTTTAGAACCAGATTTGTATTGGCGAGAAAAGAGCAACTTACATAGTTGAGCTTCGCGATGAATCTCCATTTCACACGGTAAGTGCCACAGTGTTTTACAAATGAGAAGTTGCATCCCTGTCACAATGAATTAACAATAAACTTTTATATGACTTAAAAATAACATGCGTTTTAGTTACATGTATTATCGAACATGTCTCCAAAtcagttttggtttgtttctaaGCTTTTTGTATTATCTATTTCAGCTTGATGATTTGCAAGGCATTGGACTTTCAGCAAAACAGGTTAGCTTATCATCATCGACTCcttcaatttctctttttttacccttttgagtcagaaatctttcaaaatctcgTCTACAGAGAGTATCCTAAACCCAAAGTCaacctttaaaacaaaaatcaaacaagagacATCAGCAAAACTGTTTCGATCATGCAAAATATCAcagtttactttttttaatcCACAATTCCATTTCGCAATTTCACAAACTCTGTTTAATTGTTGGACCTTTCATAACCTGTGATAGAGTTTTGTGTAATGATTGGACTTTTGCATTGACATGTTAAGGGCCGGGACTGCTTAAAAAAGAGATTGGGGATATTTACGATTAGTCGAAGGATCTGAAGATATTtatgatggtttcaagagatTACGAGGAGGCAACACGACGTTGCTCCTACTGAGTTCGAAGTTCTATATACTAGGCCAAAGTTGTTGAATGTGTAATTTGTGGTGTCAAATACTTAAATTAAGTTTGTAATCGTGACTTATTACTGTTGAAAGATTTGCGTATGTATCAAGAGTGAACaaccttttcattgttttagtggTGAAAAAATAACTCTCTCACCCCACTTAGTAAAttatttagacaaaaaaaaaacttttacccGATCGAGACATAAAAGACACAAAAGCAGATACACTTATACATGTACCATGGGAGTTTTCTAAACCAGACAATGAATACAAACCATTCAATTATCTTTGTTATCATCGGAGAAGTAAATCTCAAAAGACCGAGGAAGAAGCACAGgcaacaagaaaccaaacagaTTGTAAAACCACATCACCGTGTTCACCGACGCAATGGCTCTTCCTGCGTATACTCTCACCGAACCACCGGGACGCTGAGTATCCGAGAATTCTGCTTTAACCCAATCCAAAAGCGGGTAAAGGCGATAAATGTTGTAGAAGACAGGTACAAGACTAGCAACTGGAGTTGAATACTTGTCGGAGAAACCTATAGGTTCTATGAACACTTGACCTGAGAGGAGGAATAGATGCGGTGCGACGGCTCCAACGCCGTGAACGTCTCCACGGTATATTCCATCTCCGACGTAGCAGATAGGGAAGAGTAGACCTAAGAGAGAGTTTGATTTATTCataaggaaaaatataaaaagaaaacttagaAGAAATCAGATGAGTAACCTATGATGGCAGTGCCGAGGAAGTAAGCTCGAAAGAGTTTGCTTTTAGGTGCGAGTCTCTTCTTCTGCTCTGTTTGCTTGCGAGGATAGGCAAATCTAGCCATGACCACAAACAAGTAGATAGTACACAATATTACAAACGCTATGTCTTGGATTCCTACGAATCCTTTTGCGGCTAGAAAAATCATGAGGGCGAGAAACACAAGCTGTCTTTTGCGGCTGATGAGACCATGCTTCTGTGGCGGTGGAGAAGGTTTAGAGTCGGCGAGATCATGCTGCTCTCGTATCTCTTCCGACAttggagaagtttttttttgaggtttcaAAAAAGTTGTTAAGAAGCAACgttgaaaaagaaatgagagagtttttttttttggtttggtgagGTAAGATAAGAGTAT is from Camelina sativa cultivar DH55 chromosome 20, Cs, whole genome shotgun sequence and encodes:
- the LOC104770762 gene encoding uncharacterized protein LOC104770762 gives rise to the protein MSEEIREQHDLADSKPSPPPQKHGLISRKRQLVFLALMIFLAAKGFVGIQDIAFVILCTIYLFVVMARFAYPRKQTEQKKRLAPKSKLFRAYFLGTAIIGLLFPICYVGDGIYRGDVHGVGAVAPHLFLLSGQVFIEPIGFSDKYSTPVASLVPVFYNIYRLYPLLDWVKAEFSDTQRPGGSVRVYAGRAIASVNTVMWFYNLFGFLLPVLLPRSFEIYFSDDNKDN